The Desulfovibrio fairfieldensis sequence ATCTGGCCGGTATGGCCTTCAACAACGCCAGTCTCGGCCATGTGCATGCCATGGCCCACCAGCTGGGCGGTTTCTACGACCTGCCGCACGGCGAATGCAACGCCATTCTGCTGCCCCATGTCTGCCAGTACAACCTGATCTCCAGCCGCCGCCGTTTCGCGCGTGTGGCGCGCCTGCTGGGCGAGCGCACCGACGGCCTCAGTTCCACGGACGCTTCGCAGAAAGCCATCACCGCCATCAACATCCTGTCCAAGGACGTGGGCATTCCCGAAGGCCTCGTGGCTTTGGGCAAGAAATACGGCAAGGACGTGCGTGAGGAAGATATCCCGATCATGACCGGCAACGCGCAGAAGGACGCCTGCACCCTGACCAACCCGCGCATCATGACTGACGAGGCTGTGGCCGCCATTTACAAGGCCGCCCTGTAGCGTTTCCGGCGGTAACGCCTGACCTTGAATAACAAAACGGCATAGCTCTGTGAGCTATGCCGTTTTTTCGCACCCGCGTCCCGCGCCGCAAAAGGAGCGCTCAGGGCCGGATGATCTTGTCCGCCAGGTCCAGGCTGGTGACGATATCCAGCATATTGGAGGTTTCGCCCACGGCCTTGGCCTCCAGCAGGCCGTAGTGGGCCAGGCAGGTACCGCAGACCAGCACCGAAACGCCGCTTTGGGCCAGGCTTTGCAGCGCCTCCAGGGCCGGGCCCGGCCGCGCCGCCAGCTTTACGCCGCCGTTGAGCAGGACCAGACGCCAGAGGCGCGATCCCAGTTCCGGCAGGGTGGCGAGGAAATTGGTCATCAATTTTTCCCCCAGGCCCTCGTCGCCCCGCCCCAGGCTTTCCGTGGTTATCAGTATCAGAGTTCCGGCCTCGCGCCCCAGGCCGGAAGCCGTTTCCGCCCTTACGGGATTCGCTCCCACAGCGGCTCCCTCTCCGGCGCGGGCCGTAAGCCGCCAGAGGCCGTCGCCTTCTTTCGCCCGGTCCACGGCATAACCCCGGCCACGCAGAAAACGTTCCACGTTTTCCGCGGCCGGTTCGTTGTCCACCAGAACTTCCAGTTCCGCTGTCCCGGCATCCACAAGCTCCCGGCTGCGGATGACCGGCTGCGGGCAGGCCATGCCCCGGCAATTCAGCAATTTCATAGCGGTCTCCATATTGTTGAGAATTATTGCCATTTAAGAAAAATAAGGCTAAGCCTATTTTCAAAGCAGTCGATAAGCAAGGTAAACTTGGAGAGGATGGTGGGCGTATGGGGATTCTGCTGCAAGCCGTGATTCTTCTGCTGGCGGGGGGGCTGGCCGCTGCGCGGCCGGAAGGCGCGTTGTTCTGGATATTGCTGGCGATTCTGGCCGCATGCGCCGCGGCGGACCTGGGGCTCTGGCTGGCCGCCGGGCGAAAGCAGGCCGCTTTGTCCGCGTTTGTCGACAGCCTGCGCGACGAGGGAAGCCCGGCGCCGCAAGGGAGCGGCCTGGAACGCGTGCACCGGGCCTTGGAGGCGATGAACGAGGCCCGCCACAAGGAGCGGGAAGCCGCGGCAAGCGAGGCCCGGACCTTGGGCGAGGCAGCGGAGGCCCTGCGGGCCGAGCTGGACGCCGCGCGCGGGCATGAGCGCGAACTGGCCGACCAGCTGGCCCAGAGCGCTCCTGTGCTGGACAAGGCCCACAGCGTCTGCGCCAAATTGTCCACGGATGTGGGGCATCTTTCGCAACTGGTTTCCGATGTGGACAAGGGTGTGGAAGTGCAACGCGTGCGTTTGGGCGAAACCGGCGGCGCCATGGAGCGCGTGGCCGAAGCCGCGCGGGAATCCTCCAGCCGCGTGCGTGAAGTCTCCGACAATGCCGAGACCTCGCGCGGTCAGGCCGTCACCGGTGAAAAGGAAGTGCACGGCGCCGTGGATGCCATCGAAACGGTCAAGAGCACCATTCTGCATCTCAAGGAGGCCATGGCCGGACTGGGCGAAAAGGCCCGTGACATCGGCCAGGTCATGAACGTCATCAACGAAGTGGCGGACCAGACCAACCTTCTGGCGCTCAACGCGGCCATTGAGGCGGCCCGCGCGGGCGAGGCCGGGCGCGGCTTTGCCGTGGTGGCCGACGAGGTGCGCAAGCTGGCCGAAAAGACCATGGGTGCCACCAAGGAAGTGGAAGAGGCGGTCCACGCCATTCAGGAAGAAACCCGCCTCAATGTGGAAACCGTGGACGAGGCCGCCCGGCTGACCGTAGAGAGCGCGGAGCGGGCCTCCCGCGCCGGGGATTTCATGCGCGAGATCGTGGGCGGCATGGAAGAGACCGCCGGACATCTGAAAATCATCGCCCAGGGCGCGGCTGAACAGTCCGAAAGCAGCACCCAGACTAACGAGGCCCTGGAAGAGATCCGCCACGTGGCCGAACGCACAGCGGCCAACATGGAAACATTCACGGCGGCCCTGCTTTCTTTCAAGAGCGGCATGGAAGAGCTGGATATGATCGTCAATGCCCTGGTAACGGGCGATTACGCCCAGGCCGCCGCCTCGGACAAATTCGTCCAGTGGACGCCCAAGCTGGATCTGCGCGTACCGGCCATCGACCGCCAGCACCGCCGCCTCTGCGACTACATCAATGATTTGTACCGGGCCATGAAGAACAACCGCACCGGCGTGGAGCTTCAGGCCATTGTAAAGAAATTGCGGGACTACACGGCTTCGCATTTCAGCGACGAGGAAAAGATTTTCGTGCCTTCGCAGTACCCCGGCACCAAGGAACACAAGGCCATCCACCGGAAGTTCGTGGCAAAGCTGGACGAGTTCGAGGCCCAGCTCAAGAACGGCACCGCCACGGTGAGCATGGATCTGCTGAGTTTCCTCAAGGACTGGCTCATCAACCACATCGCGGGCACGGACCCCACCTATCTGCCCTATATTCAGGATATGGTCGAAAAGGATAGGTAGGCGGCCGCACCTCTCGGAATTTTTCAGTAACGCCCAAGCGCTCGGATATGGATTCGGGCGCTTGGGCGTTTTATCAGGAGCGGTTGAGAATGAGCCTGCTTCTTGTAAGAAAAGGGGCTGGTTGCCGGTAGCCGGGTCTGAAACATATCGGAAATTGTCACAGACAGGCAGAGCTGAATACTGCCGGTCAAATGGAAAAGTCAGGTTTAAAGCACGGTCGCGTTATTTGGCGGAATATTCATCAGCTGGGGATACGCAATGCATTTTGTTGCTGCCAAGGGGATTCTGTCGGCAAAAAACGGGATGAATCTGTATCGTGGTTGCTCTCATGGCTGCATATACTGCGACTCAAGGAGCAAATGCTACCATCTGGAACATGATTTTGCAGATATTGAAGTCAAGTCAAATGCCCTTGAATTATTAGAAAATTCTCTTAAACGGAAACGTTCAAAATGCATGCTGGCTACCGGCTCCATGACAGACCCCTATATTCCGCTTGAAAATGAACTCGGGAATGTCAGAGAAGCCTTGTCATTGGCCTATCAATACGGTTTCGGATTCACACTGATAACAAAATCAAATCGCGTTTTGAGAGACTTAGACCTGCTGACAGGTATAAATGAAAGAACAAAATGCGTTGTTCAGATGACCTTAACTACCTATGATGAGGGCTTGTGCAAAAAACTTGAACCAAACGTCAGTACGACGCGTGAACGCTTTGAAGTGCTAAAGCGGCTACGCAATGCTGGTATCCCGACGGTTGTATGGCTTTGTCCTGTTCTTCCCTTCATCAACGACACTGAAGAAAATATAACAGGTATTTTAGAGTATTGTATCGAGGCAAAGGTTTACGGCATTATTTGTTTTGGTATGGGGATGACGCTCCGTGAGGGAAGCCGGGAATATTTTTACAGTCAATTGGACCGGCTGTTTCCGTGTATGAAAGAAAAATATATACAGGAGTACGGCACGCGATATGTACTTGCCAGCCCCGATAATAAAATTCTGATGCAATTATTTCATCAGATTTGCGAAAAAAACGGCATTGTGCATGATAACAAGAAGATATTTGAATATCTGAATGCGTTTGAGGAAAAACAAGGCAATGCGCAACTAAGCCTGTACAGTATGCTGAACGCGGCTTCCCCGGGTACGGCCTTGCCTATCGGAGGGAAATAAAAACCTCCTGCACGGGCGGCTCTCCCAATCCGGCCGCAGGCAGGCTCGCATTTTCGGCAAGGCGATTTTTTCGCGCGGCCCGGCAGACCGCCGGGGCATACGGCGGTCTGCCGGAGAATCAATGCTTATGCGTACCACATGCGGTCACGCAGGCGTTGCAGGCCCTCATCGCCCACGTAGCGGCGCAGCAGTTTGTCCGGGGCGTTGAGCAGGTCCACCACCAACAGGGCGTCCAGAGTGCCGAAGCGCCGGTCTTCATGGAAGGCCGCGATGCGCCCGCCGAGTTGAAGATAGTGTTTGAAGAGAATGGGCAGGGCGCGTCCGCCCTCCATCTGGCGCACCAGGTTGTTCACCGCGGCGTAGTCCAGACCGCGCGCGAAGGGCAGCTCTTCACGCAGGGCGCGGGGCCGCCGTCCCTCCACCAGATCCGCCAGTGGGGCGTGCCAGTGGCGCAGGCGCAGATGCCGCCAGAGCAGGTCCACGGATTGGGGCCGGTAGTTGAGGCCTATGCTGGACGGCCCGAAGAGCGTCCGCACGCCGTAGCGCAGGACCAGCTGTCCGATGCCTTTCCAGAGCAGAAGCAGGGGCGCGTAGTCGCGCTGATATTCATTGCTCACAAAGGCCCGGCCCAATTCCAGGGCAGTGCCGCACTGGCGGAAAAATTCCGCTTTGAAGCGGAAAAGCGAGGCCGTGTAGAGCGTGTCTTGCGTGCAGGTCCGCGCCTGCTCCGGCCGCACCAGGCGCGTGCGGTAAGCTCCGGCCAGAGCCTGCCTCTTCTCGTCCACCAGCAGAAGATGCTCGTATTGAGCATCGTAGCGGTCCTGATCCCGCTCCCGGCCGCAGCCTTCGCCCAGAGCGCGGAAGGCTTCCTCGCGCCGCCGGGTCAGAACGTCCAGGAGCGGCGGCGATTCGTGTCCCTGCAAAAGATATACGCCGTAGCGACCGTCGTCCGCCAATCGGCGGTTGGAGGGCAGGGCGGCCAATGCGGCCATGAACGCCGCCGGGCCCTGGGCCGGAGCCAGGGGCCTGCATCGGGCGGCCCGCGCCGGACGGCCCGCATCCGCCAGAGCTGCCTGGCAAAGACGCAGGCATTGACTGCGCTGGGCGTTGTCCAGACCGGCCAGACCGGAGGCGCTGATCGGCAGGCCCACACGCATACCGGCCCGGCTGCGGCGCTGACCGCAAAGCACGCGGGGCAGCAGCGCGCCGGCCAGCGCATCGTTGCAGTGGGCCGTCGCCAGGAACAGCGGGCTGACGCGGACCTTGAAGCTCAGCGGCAAAAGACGCAAGCCGTCCGGCGCGTGTGACCCGGCGCAACGGCTCAGGCGTCCCAGCAGCGGCCGCCAGGGCTCTTCAGTCAGCCCGCGTCCCGGCCGCCAGCGGGCCACCCGTCCCGCCGGAAACAGGCCCAGGGCTCCACCCCGGCGCAGATGCAGCACGGCCTGGCGCAGCACGGTCGCGTTCCGGTTTTTGTCTCGGCCGGTGAGGTCCAGGGGCAGAAGCATGGGCGCAAGTTGGGGCAAAGCCAACAGGGCGTCGTTGGCGAGAATTTTCAGGTCGGGCCGGACGTCGCCGCACAGGGCGGCCATGATCAGGCCTTCCAGTGCGCCCGAAGGGTGGTTGGCGTAAAGCAGCAGCGGCCCGTGCGGCGGGATGCGCGCCAAATGCTCCGGCGGGCAGTCCACGCGTGTTTCCAGGACTTCCAGGCAGGCTGCGGCGTAGGCCGTGGACGTTGGACGACAGGGGACGCGGCGAGCTATTTTTTCCAGGCGGGTCAGGCCCGAGGCCCGCCGCCCCAGGCCGTCGGCCAGGCGTTTCAGAATCTTGTCCAGAGGGTTGCGCCACCCCGGCAGGGGCAGCGCGGCGGCATTGCTTGTCATACTATTCTCCCGCGAATGAAAAGAAAAAGGCCCGGCGGGGATGTCAGTAATTCCCGGCGAGGCCGTGCATGGAGCTGGTTTCAGCCACAAGCCCCGTTGCCGGACCGCCTTCCCCGTCCTCCAGCATCTGCTGGCATTCGCGGCAGCGCGTGGCGCCGGGAGCGGCCAGCAGGCGAACCAGGGGGATTTCCTCCCCGCAGTCCTCGCAGAGCGGGCGACCGCCGTGGCGCAGAAAGTCCAGCAGGCTTTGCAGGCCGCGAATGCGCTCCGCGCTGTGGGCTGCCCGGCTTTGGGCCAGATGCGCCGTGGCCAGAAGCCCGGCTGCGTCCAGTTCGTCGGCGCAATACTGGACCTGAAAGGCTTCGCGCAGATGCGCCAGGCGCTGCTGTTCCTCGGCCAGTTTTGTTTGGACATCTTTGAGGGTGTGCTCCATGATCCGCCTCCGTCGCGCATGTGGTTTATGGATGATCCACATCTACCCGAGCTGTTTGGCGGAACGGTGACGGTCAGGTGAATTCGCGCGGACATGAAATATCATGTTGGCCAGGGACTAGATTGCTAGAAGGATCTCTTCGGCTGTAACTTGGTTCATAAGTATAAAGAGGCCGACATAGGAAAGAAGAAGATATCCAGTTTGAGTCAGTTTTATCCGAGTGTTCAGGAAGAAAGGTGTGGGTTGGGGGGATGTCCACAAGCGCAACTATTCCGTGGCCGTGTGTCAAGAGGACGGCCAAACGGCATCTTGGCGAATCGGATCAGACAACGACTCCTTGATGTATCAATGCGCTTATCAGCGGATGAGGATTCAAGCTCTGGTCTATGAGTCAGGACCGGCCGGATTCGGTTGGGCTTGGTGTTGCCGGCAAGCCGGAATACCGTTCATGGTGGCAGCACCAAGTGCATCATTCGACCCGTATCACCGGCTGCCGACGGACAGCCTGGATTACCGTAAGCTGGCGGTTCTAGCGTCAAGAGACATGATCCGCTCCATCACCATCCCAACCTGACAGGAAGAGGCTCTCCGTGCTCTTGAACGCGGACGCCATCAGGTGGGCGACAGTCTCCGTAAGGTCAAGCAGAGGATAAAGGCATTCCTTCTTTTCCACGGTTTGGAAGAGCCGGTCGGCCTGGAACGGTGGACATTATCAGCCGTTGATGCGCTGACAACCTGCGAGATAAATCTCATTCTCCGCGACGTGCTGGACGACTGCCTCGGGGAATTACGCCACTTACGAGTCAACCTCTCCGTTCTTGAGAAGAAAATGGCCGCGCACACCCCAAGCGTTCATCAGGAAAGGCTCGCGGCATTGCGGAGTATGCCGGGGGTTGGCCGGATAGTGCCTGTTCATTTCTTACGGAACGTTTTCGCCCTGAACGATTTGAACGAGGGGGAGAAGTAACGGCCTACCTTGGGCTTGCGCCTTTCGTGCGGCACAGTGGAGAGAAGACACCGGCTGCGAAGATACGTCCAATCGGCCAGATTCGTCTACGAAGCTTGTTGGTTGAAGCGGCGAGACAGTGGTATACAAGCCTTTTACAACAGAATGCTCCGAAATACCGGAGTTGTTCAAAAGGCCATAACCGCCGTTGCCAGGAAACTGTCGATTATCCTTTGGCGCTTGGCTTTGGAAAAACGCGCTTACAGACCAGCCTAAGAAATCTAGACGCGAGGGATTTTTTGTTGCTTGGCAGCGACAAAAAATGGCGTTCTTTCTGGTACCGAGTGGTACTTTGCGCGACAGCCGCGAATAAGAAAAGGGATTTATCGCCAGTACCCGAGCCAATCGCTCAGGCACTGGCGCAAATTCAGGCTAAGAAGCATTACTGAACGGGATGCACTTCAATTCCGGGTTGAAACACTTGCTGCAAGATATGCAGCGGGCTTTCCGCATGTCTCCGCGCTCCCAACGGCCTACGAGGTCGGGCTCGGATATGAGTGGGCGGCACAAGGAAATGGCTTCAATTTTGCCCTTGTTCAGCCACTGCTCTATCACGTCCGGGGTACGGTAGCCGCAAACGCTTATCACGGAGGCTGTTACTTTTTCTGCCACTTTCAAGGCTTCCCGCGCAAAATACCCCTCGTCCGCTTCTTTTTTGATGAGCGGAGTCGAGGCTGATTCAGGGCTGATCATAGCGCCGCCGCTGACCTCAATGGCGGCAATGCCGCGCTTATCCAACTCGGCGCACACCCACTGGAATTCTTCCGGGCTTATGGACGGGTCGGTCAAGTCCTTGGAGTTGATTTTTATCCAGACGGGGTAGTCCTTGCCCACGGCTTCCCGTACCGCGTCGTAGACTTCCAGAACAATCCTTGCCCGCCCCTCGATGCTCCCACCGTATTCGTCGGTACGTTTGTTGAAATACGGGTTGAGAAACTCGCTCAAAAGATAGCCGTGCGCGGCGTGTATCTGCACAGCGTCGGCCCCGGCTTCTTTGCAACGGGCGGCTATATCCGCAAAGCTGGCAACCAAGGAACGGATTTGGTCACGGCTCATGCCCTTTGCGTTTTCCGTGTCACTCGGGCCAAGAGGGGAACCGTCGCCGTCAATTTGCCGCGCCTTTTGTCCACAGTGATTGATCTGCACTATCAGCTTCGTGCCGAGCGCGTGAACACCATCGACCAGTCTTGCCAGTTCCGGCACAAAGGATTGTCCGTAAGCCTTGACC is a genomic window containing:
- the yedF gene encoding sulfurtransferase-like selenium metabolism protein YedF; translation: MKLLNCRGMACPQPVIRSRELVDAGTAELEVLVDNEPAAENVERFLRGRGYAVDRAKEGDGLWRLTARAGEGAAVGANPVRAETASGLGREAGTLILITTESLGRGDEGLGEKLMTNFLATLPELGSRLWRLVLLNGGVKLAARPGPALEALQSLAQSGVSVLVCGTCLAHYGLLEAKAVGETSNMLDIVTSLDLADKIIRP
- a CDS encoding lysophospholipid acyltransferase family protein, giving the protein MTSNAAALPLPGWRNPLDKILKRLADGLGRRASGLTRLEKIARRVPCRPTSTAYAAACLEVLETRVDCPPEHLARIPPHGPLLLYANHPSGALEGLIMAALCGDVRPDLKILANDALLALPQLAPMLLPLDLTGRDKNRNATVLRQAVLHLRRGGALGLFPAGRVARWRPGRGLTEEPWRPLLGRLSRCAGSHAPDGLRLLPLSFKVRVSPLFLATAHCNDALAGALLPRVLCGQRRSRAGMRVGLPISASGLAGLDNAQRSQCLRLCQAALADAGRPARAARCRPLAPAQGPAAFMAALAALPSNRRLADDGRYGVYLLQGHESPPLLDVLTRRREEAFRALGEGCGRERDQDRYDAQYEHLLLVDEKRQALAGAYRTRLVRPEQARTCTQDTLYTASLFRFKAEFFRQCGTALELGRAFVSNEYQRDYAPLLLLWKGIGQLVLRYGVRTLFGPSSIGLNYRPQSVDLLWRHLRLRHWHAPLADLVEGRRPRALREELPFARGLDYAAVNNLVRQMEGGRALPILFKHYLQLGGRIAAFHEDRRFGTLDALLVVDLLNAPDKLLRRYVGDEGLQRLRDRMWYA
- a CDS encoding transposase is translated as MAEYAGGWPDSACSFLTERFRPERFERGGEVTAYLGLAPFVRHSGEKTPAAKIRPIGQIRLRSLLVEAARQWYTSLLQQNAPKYRSCSKGHNRRCQETVDYPLALGFGKTRLQTSLRNLDARDFLLLGSDKKWRSFWYRVVLCATAANKKRDLSPVPEPIAQALAQIQAKKHY
- a CDS encoding TraR/DksA C4-type zinc finger protein, with product MEHTLKDVQTKLAEEQQRLAHLREAFQVQYCADELDAAGLLATAHLAQSRAAHSAERIRGLQSLLDFLRHGGRPLCEDCGEEIPLVRLLAAPGATRCRECQQMLEDGEGGPATGLVAETSSMHGLAGNY
- a CDS encoding SPL family radical SAM protein yields the protein MHFVAAKGILSAKNGMNLYRGCSHGCIYCDSRSKCYHLEHDFADIEVKSNALELLENSLKRKRSKCMLATGSMTDPYIPLENELGNVREALSLAYQYGFGFTLITKSNRVLRDLDLLTGINERTKCVVQMTLTTYDEGLCKKLEPNVSTTRERFEVLKRLRNAGIPTVVWLCPVLPFINDTEENITGILEYCIEAKVYGIICFGMGMTLREGSREYFYSQLDRLFPCMKEKYIQEYGTRYVLASPDNKILMQLFHQICEKNGIVHDNKKIFEYLNAFEEKQGNAQLSLYSMLNAASPGTALPIGGK
- a CDS encoding bacteriohemerythrin, yielding MGILLQAVILLLAGGLAAARPEGALFWILLAILAACAAADLGLWLAAGRKQAALSAFVDSLRDEGSPAPQGSGLERVHRALEAMNEARHKEREAAASEARTLGEAAEALRAELDAARGHERELADQLAQSAPVLDKAHSVCAKLSTDVGHLSQLVSDVDKGVEVQRVRLGETGGAMERVAEAARESSSRVREVSDNAETSRGQAVTGEKEVHGAVDAIETVKSTILHLKEAMAGLGEKARDIGQVMNVINEVADQTNLLALNAAIEAARAGEAGRGFAVVADEVRKLAEKTMGATKEVEEAVHAIQEETRLNVETVDEAARLTVESAERASRAGDFMREIVGGMEETAGHLKIIAQGAAEQSESSTQTNEALEEIRHVAERTAANMETFTAALLSFKSGMEELDMIVNALVTGDYAQAAASDKFVQWTPKLDLRVPAIDRQHRRLCDYINDLYRAMKNNRTGVELQAIVKKLRDYTASHFSDEEKIFVPSQYPGTKEHKAIHRKFVAKLDEFEAQLKNGTATVSMDLLSFLKDWLINHIAGTDPTYLPYIQDMVEKDR
- a CDS encoding NADH:flavin oxidoreductase; translation: MKKLFEPAIVGGLSLRNRFIRSATFEYVYDNENEVFADRLLPMYEKLAGNGVAAIITGMVGVDENSRAASVMVKAYGQSFVPELARLVDGVHALGTKLIVQINHCGQKARQIDGDGSPLGPSDTENAKGMSRDQIRSLVASFADIAARCKEAGADAVQIHAAHGYLLSEFLNPYFNKRTDEYGGSIEGRARIVLEVYDAVREAVGKDYPVWIKINSKDLTDPSISPEEFQWVCAELDKRGIAAIEVSGGAMISPESASTPLIKKEADEGYFAREALKVAEKVTASVISVCGYRTPDVIEQWLNKGKIEAISLCRPLISEPDLVGRWERGDMRKARCISCSKCFNPELKCIPFSNAS